One Chitinophagales bacterium genomic window carries:
- a CDS encoding T9SS type A sorting domain-containing protein: MALLLKVFNTLGQQVKTIGLLPGDKSGFSMKDMASGMYVAGLFNSNGILLAHQKFIK, translated from the coding sequence ATGGCTTTGTTATTGAAGGTCTTTAACACTTTGGGTCAGCAAGTAAAAACTATTGGATTATTGCCGGGCGATAAATCTGGATTTTCTATGAAAGACATGGCTAGTGGAATGTATGTTGCAGGCTTATTTAACTCTAATGGAATTCTGTTAGCGCATCAAAAATTTATTAAGTAA